CCTCGCGGGGCAGGTCCTTGAGCAGGAAGCCGCTCGCCCCGGCCCGGAGCGCCTCGAACACGTACTCGTCGAGGTCGAAGGTGGTCAGCACCAGGACCTGGACCGGGTCGGTCACGCCCGGGCCGGCCAGCCGGCGGGTTGCCTCGAGGCCGTCCATCAGCGGCATGCGGATGTCCATGAGGACCACGTCGGGTCGGAGCCGGCGGGCGGCCTCGACCGCCTGCCGGCCGTCGGCCGCCTCCCCCACCACCTCCAGGTCGGGCTGGGCCTCGAGGATCATCCGGAAGCCGGCCCGGACCATGCCCTGGTCGTCGGCTACCAGCACCCTGATGGTCACCGGACCCCCACGTCAGGCCGAGAACGCCGCACCCCGCTCCTTGCCCTGGTACACGACCACGACCAGCCTCCGGCGGCAAGTCGGTGCCGGTTGGAACCACCCTT
This DNA window, taken from Actinomycetes bacterium, encodes the following:
- a CDS encoding response regulator transcription factor produces the protein MTIRVLVADDQGMVRAGFRMILEAQPDLEVVGEAADGRQAVEAARRLRPDVVLMDIRMPLMDGLEATRRLAGPGVTDPVQVLVLTTFDLDEYVFEALRAGASGFLLKDLPREELIRAVRVVAAGEALLAPRVTRRLIEEFARRPASAELRPEALGDLTAREREVLELLARGYSNAEIAAELVISEQTVKTHVGNVLAKLGLRDRIQAVILAYEVGLIQPGLH